One segment of Solanum lycopersicum chromosome 1, SLM_r2.1 DNA contains the following:
- the LOC138340885 gene encoding uncharacterized protein: MTKSAHFLLVKTTYSGKDYAKLYLQEVICLGSKVNLNTDFHPQTDGQAEHTIKTLEDMLRACVIDFKGNWRRPLEFEIDYWVYLKVSPMKVVMKFGNKKKLSPRYNGPYRISKRVVPTKNMGIKDNLSYEEVPIVILDCQVCKLRTKEVASVKVLLRNQFVEEATWEAEEDMKKIYPNLFESGENVDQGTKFSS; encoded by the exons ATGACAAAGTCAGCCCATTTCTTGCTAGTAAAGACTACCTATTCAGGCAaagattatgctaagttgtaccttcaagaagtg ATAtgtttgggttcaaaggtgaatttGAATACCgattttcatcctcagacagatggacAAGCAGAGCATACTATCAagaccttagaagatatgttgagagcttgtgtgatcgacttTAAGGGAAATTG GAGAAGGCCATTAGAGTTTGAGATAGATTATTGGGTGTAtcttaaggtttcacccatgaaagttGTTATGAAGTTTGGTAATAAGAAGAAACTTAGTCCCCGATATAATGGACCTTATAGAATCTCAAAGAGAGTGG TGCCAACCAAAAATATGGGAATTAAGGATAACTTATCATATGAAGAAGTTCCAATTGTGATTTTGGATTGtcaagtttgcaagttgaggacAAAGGAAGTTGCTTCAGTCAAGGTCCTTTTaaggaaccaatttgttgaggaagcgacttgggaagctgaggaggatatgaagaaaatATATCCAAATCTCTTTGAATCTGGAGAGAATGTAGATCaaggtactaaattctcttcttag